In Zingiber officinale cultivar Zhangliang chromosome 1A, Zo_v1.1, whole genome shotgun sequence, a genomic segment contains:
- the LOC122038562 gene encoding probable histidine kinase 4, which yields MGLEVVAVAENMWWWNRNVIMAMWVMLSIGFCIGFHCHMRTESMRKAEEMLTSMCEERARMLQEQFAVSVNHVHALAILVSTFHYQKDPPALDQETFAEYTARTSFERPLLNGVAYAQRVIHPDRQLFENQQGWTIKTMKREPSPIQDEYAPVIYSQETVSYIEALDMMSGEEDRENILRARATGKAVLTRPFRLLESNHLGVVLTFPVYLSGLPFDATAEERAKATAGYLGGAFDVESLVENLLRQLAGNQEIVVNVYDVTNSCEPLLMYGIHPPDGHMSPSHVSMLDFGDPFRKHEMNCRYRKKPPVSLSSITTPTGIFVIFMLAGYIGYAAWSHYDNVKEDFRKMEELKRQAEAADVAKSQFLATVSHEIRTPMNGVLGMLDMLLDTDLNSTQKDYAQTAQVCGRALISLINEVLDCAKIEAGKLEIESVPFDLRSILDDVISLFSATSREKGIELAVYVSDRVPSILMGDPGRFRQIITNLVGNSVKFTERGHIFVQVHLADHVKMVMDAKAEHGLNGHASKVNCTSANGAFNTLSGLEVADYSNTWESFRLLLSDGESLPYTLGNGSVSETLADKVALMVSVEDTGIGIPVNAQERVFTPFMQADSSTSRNYGGTGIGLSISKCLIELMGGKISFCSRPDIGSTFIFTAVFQRCRKGAGVDRKRSVSEVLPTCFRGMRATLVDRHPVRSAVTKYHLRRLGIIAADVSTINEALSVLSGQNGYSNSSHPGKQPSILLIEKDSWDSKIDFRIQNDLLKWKEAGRTNDVPKIVLLLTAETDKTRIGSHVDAVVMKPLRTSTIATCLQQTLGMGKVQNKDTHSGSNFLHHLLDGKNILVVDDNKVNLRVAAAALKKYGAKVECVENGKSALSLLQPPHKFDACFMDIQMPEMDGFQATQEIRKLEDMASEEAYMEEGSTKAKLRVPILAMTADVIQATYEQCVRCGMDGYVSKPFEEAQLYQAVAKFLVSQPISGS from the exons ATGGGCTTGGAGGTAGTAGCGGTAGCTGAAAATATGTGGTGGTGGAACAGAAATGTGATCATGGCGATGTGGGTGATGCTTTCGATAGGGTTTTGCATAGGTTTCCATTGTCACATGAGAACAGAAAGTATGAGAAAGGCAGAGGAAATGTTAACGAGCATGTGCGAAGAGAGGGCAAGGATGCTGCAAGAGCAGTTTGCTGTGAGTGTCAATCATGTGCACGCTCTAGCGATTCTTGTATCTACCTTTCATTACCAGAAAGACCCACCAGCCCTTGATCAG GAGACATTTGCTGAGTATACAGCAAGGACATCTTTCGAACGGCCATTATTGAATGGAGTGGCCTATGCACAACGAGTTATACATCCTGACAGACAACTGTTTGAGAATCAGCAGGGTTGGACAATCAAGACCATGAAACGGGAGCCATCTCCTATCCAAGATGAGTATGCTCCTGTGATATACTCGCAGGAAACTGTTTCCTACATTGAAGCCCTTGACATGATGTCCGGAGag GAGGATCGTGAAAATATCTTACGTGCTAGAGCCACTGGCAAAGCTGTTCTTACAAGACCCTTCAGGCTATTGGAGTCTAATCATCTTGGAGTAGTTTTGACATTTCCTGTATATCTATCAGGTCTTCCTTTTGATGCAACAGCTGAAGAACGCGCGAAGGCAACTGCAGG GTATCTTGGAGGAGCATTTGATGTTGAATCTCTAGTGGAAAATCTGTTGCGCCAACTTGCTGGGAACCAGGAAATTGTTGTGAATGTGTATGATGTCACAAATTCATGTGAACCCTTACTAATGTATGGAATCCATCCTCCTGATGGTCACATGTCCCCTTCCCATGTCAGTATGCTCGATTTTGGAGATCCATTTAGGAAACATGAAATGAACTGCAG GTACCGCAAGAAGCCTCCAGTTTCGTTGTCATCCATCACTACGCCAACTGGCATTTTCGTGATCTTTATGCTGGCAGGATATATAGGTTATGCTGCTTGGAGCCACTATGACAATGTTAAGGAGGATTTTCGGAAAATGGAAGAGCTTAAAAGGCAAGCAGAGGCTGCAGATGTTGCTAAATCCcag TTTCTTGCCACCGTCTCCCATGAAATCAGAACGCCTATGAATGGAGTCCTTG GAATGCTTGATATGCTTTTAGATACAGACCTAAATTCAACTCAGAAGGATTATGCACAAACTGCTCAAGTATGTGGTAGAGCACTGATCTCACTAATAAATGAAGTACTTGATTGTGCAAAGATTGAAGCTGGAAAGTTGGAGATTGAGTCAGTACCATTTGACCTACGATCCATACTAGATGATGTCATATCTTTATTTTCTGCAACATCAAGAGAAAAAGGAATTGAG CTTGCTGTCTATGTTTCAGACAGGGTTCCTAGTATTCTTATGGGAGATCCTGGGAGGTTTCGGCAAATAATCACAAATCTTGTTGGAAACTCTGTGAAA TTCACCGAGCGTGGTCACATTTTTGTCCAAGTTCATCTGGCTGATCATGTGAAAATGGTGATGGATGCAAAAGCTGAACACGGCTTGAATGGACATGCCAGTAAAGTGAACTGTACATCAGCCAATGGTGCATTCAATACATTAAGTGGTCTAGAAGTTGCTGATTATAGTAATACATGGGAAAGTTTCAGACTGCTACTCTCTGATGGCGAATCCTTACCTTACACATTAGGAAATGGTTCAGTTTCTGAAACTCTGGCAGATAAAGTAGCTTTAATGGTTAGTGTTGAGGATACAGGGATCGGGATCCCTGTGAATGCCCAAGAACGAGTTTTCACACCATTTATGCAGGCTGACAGCTCAACTTCTAGGAATTATGGAGGAACTGGTATTGGATTGAGCATCAGCAAGTGTCTAATTGAATTGATGGGAGGCAAGATAAGCTTCTGTAGCAGACCTGATATTGGAAGCACTTTTATTTTCACTGCAGTCTTCCAGAGATGTAGAAAAGGTGCTGGTGTTGATAGGAAGAGATCAGTGTCTGAAGTTTTGCCAACCTGTTTTAGAGGGATGAGAGCAACTTTAGTTGACAGACATCCAGTAAGATCTGCTGTAACCAAATATCATCTGCGAAGGTTGGGCATAATTGCTGCTGACGTTAGTACAATAAACGAGGCACTTTCTGTACTATCTGGACAAAATGGCTATTCAAATTCTAG TCATCCTGGAAAGCAGCCATCCATCTTGTTGATTGAGAAAGATTCCTGGGATTCCAAAATTGATTTTCGCATTCAGAATGACCTTTTGAAATGGAAAGAAGCTGGTCGTACAAATGATGTGCCCAAGATTGTCTTGTTATTGACTGCTGAAACTGACAAAACAAGAATTGGATCGCATGTAGATGCTGTAGTAATGAAGCCGTTGCGAACAAGCACTATAGCGACATGCTTGCAACAAACATTGGGGATGGGTAAAGTCCAAAATAAAGATACCCATAGCGGTTCAAATTTCCTTCACCATTTGTTGGATGGGAAAAATATACTTGTGGTTGATGATAACAAGGTAAATCTGAGAGTTGCTGCAGCAGCGCTGAAAAAGTATGGAGCAAAGGTAGAGTGTGTTGAAAATGGCAAAAGTGCACTTTCTCTGCTCCAGCCCCCACACAAGTTTGATGCTTGCTTTATGGATATCCAGATGCCAGAGATGGACGG GTTTCAGGCGACTCAGGAGATACGTAAATTGGAGGACATGGCAAGTGAAGAAGCTTATATGGAAGAAGGATCAACAAAGGCTAAATTGCGCGTGCCAATCCTGGCAATGACTGCGGATGTTATCCAAGCAACATATGAGCAGTGTGTCAGATGCGGCATGGATGGGTACGTTTCCAAGCCTTTTGAGGAAGCCCAGCTTTATCAAGCAGTCGCCAAATTCTTGGTTTCACAGCCCATTTCAGGTTCTTGA